One region of Chloroflexi bacterium ADurb.Bin180 genomic DNA includes:
- a CDS encoding YcfA-like protein: MTRPRLFSSDEVVAALVRAGFVERAKSRGSHLALVRHRAGGGHDVTVVPLNRKQIPRGTFLSILQLANLTEAEFLAFARVKRKARADRLK, encoded by the coding sequence ATGACCCGACCCAGGCTGTTTTCGAGCGATGAGGTGGTCGCGGCGCTGGTGCGGGCCGGCTTCGTGGAGCGGGCCAAGTCTCGGGGTAGTCACCTGGCGCTGGTGCGACACAGAGCAGGCGGTGGTCATGATGTCACGGTGGTTCCACTAAACAGGAAGCAGATCCCTCGCGGTACTTTTCTGAGCATACTTCAGCTCGCCAACCTGACCGAAGCCGAGTTTCTCGCCTTTGCCAGGGTCAAGCGCAAGGCGCGAGCTGACCGACTGAAGTAG